In Astyanax mexicanus isolate ESR-SI-001 chromosome 17, AstMex3_surface, whole genome shotgun sequence, a single window of DNA contains:
- the spry4 gene encoding protein sprouty homolog 4, producing the protein MESRVPHHIPGVSSSIMVQPLLDSRVPYGRLQHPLTIYPIDQMKSLHVENDYIDSPAVVSQQPPSHKVATRGQEVLLGAQHHPHLTRCEAPDATTHPWISFSGRPSSISSSSSTSSDQRLLEHAAPPPVVDPYSGGGGHGRNPGTEQPKLLSSKPQDSKAGMALPTEKNHMLLCEKCGKCRCTECTLPRTLPSCWVCNQECLCSAQNLVDSATCMCLVKGVFYHCTEDEDEEGSCADKPCSCSHSNCCARWSFMAALSLVLPCLVCYLPATGCAKLSQKCYDSLRRPGCRCKSAQACKVAEAKACPPEKQAS; encoded by the coding sequence ATGGAGTCAAGGGTTCCTCACCACATTCCTGGAGTCTCCTCCTCCATTATGGTGCAGCCACTGCTGGACAGCCGGGTGCCTTACGGCCGGCTCCAGCACCCGCTTACCATCTACCCCATTGACCAGATGAAGTCCTTGCACGTGGAGAACGACTACATCGACAGCCCTGCGGTGGTCTCGCAGCAGCCACCGAGCCACAAGGTAGCCACAAGGGGGCAGGAGGTCCTGCTGGGAGCCCAGCACCACCCTCACCTGACGCGCTGTGAGGCCCCGGATGCCACAACGCACCCCTGGATCTCCTTCAGTGGCCGGCCcagctccatcagcagcagcagcagcacctccTCTGATCAGCGGCTGCTCGAACATGCAGCGCCTCCCCCAGTGGTGGACCCTTATTCTGGTGGGGGAGGCCACGGCAGGAACCCAGGAACGGAGCAACCAAAGCTGCTGAGCTCCAAGCCCCAGGACTCGAAGGCCGGGATGGCCTTGCCGACAGAGAAAAACCACATGCTCTTGTGCGAGAAGTGCGGGAAGTGCCGGTGCACGGAGTGCACACTGCCCCGGACCCTGCCCTCGTGCTGGGTGTGCAACCAGGAGTGCCTGTGCTCGGCACAGAACCTGGTGGACTCAGCCACCTGCATGTGCCTAGTCAAAGGTGTCTTCTACCACTGCACCGAGGATGAGGACGAGGAAGGCTCTTGCGCCGACAAGCCGTGCTCCTGCTCACACTCAAACTGCTGCGCTCGCTGGTCCTTTATGGCCGCCCTTTCGCTGGTGCTGCCCTGTCTGGTGTGCTACCTGCCTGCCACAGGGTGTGCCAAGCTCTCGCAGAAGTGCTACGACAGCCTGAGGCGCCCGGGCTGCCGCTGCAAAAGTGCCCAGGCCTGCAAAGTGGCCGAGGCCAAGGCCTGTCCTCCAGAGAAACAAGCCTCGTGA